Proteins co-encoded in one Euleptes europaea isolate rEulEur1 chromosome 1, rEulEur1.hap1, whole genome shotgun sequence genomic window:
- the LOC130473758 gene encoding zinc finger protein 271-like: MQKSLGDNDVLPPDVQHQQFRQFQYQEAEGPREVQERMAQECYHGANFLVDAIKPMMENHDGEKAASVQTDCKDFCFSNLIPYPQWKKQEIHLSKTQKNQRDQQWRIHTGEKPDKCLKGGRSFAWKGDLSGRQRIHPGEKPYKSLECGKGFASSSNLTFHQRIHTGEKPYKCLECGKAFASSSELIVHQRIHTGEKPYKCLQCGKTFARRSSLTIHQHIHTGEKPYKCLQCGKAFAWNSQLTMHQRIHTGEKPYKCLQCRKAFASKSELTVHQRFHTGEKPYKCLQCGKNFAVRSHLTVHQRIHTGEKPYKCLQCGKSFAHNSALIVHQRTHTGEKPYKCLQCRKAFASKSELIVHQRIHTGEKPYKCLQCGKNFACGKSFARRSHVTIHQRIHTGEKPYKCLQCGKSFATCSNFTIHQRIHTGEEPYKCLQCGKSFPRRSLLTLHQRIHTGEKPYKCLECGKAFASNSHLNVHQRIHTGEKPYKCLQCGKAFASNSELIVHQRIHTGEKPYKCLQCGKSFARNSQLTIHQRIHTGEEPYKCLHCGKSFAQSSYLTIHQRIHTGEKPYKCLQCGKNFAVYSRLTVHQRIHTGEKPYKCLQCGKSFSQRSHFTIHQRIHTGEKPYKCLQCGKSFARRSNLNAHRLIHT; the protein is encoded by the exons TTGATGCCATAAAACCTATGATGGAGAATCATGATGGAGAAAAAGCGGCTTCTGTACAGACAGATTGC aagGACTTCTGCTTCTCCAACCTGATTCCATATCCCcagtggaagaagcaggagatccaTTTGTCCAAGACGCAGAAGAACCAGAGGGATCAGCAG tggagaatccacacaggggagaagcctgatAAGTGCTTGAAGGGTGGAAGGAGctttgcttggaagggagacctttcTGGCCGCCAGCGTATCCAccctggggagaaaccttataaatccttggagtgtggaaagggcttcgcTTCGAGTTCAAATCTTACtttccatcagcgtatccacactggggagaaaccttataaatgcttggagtgtggaaaggccTTTGCTTCTAGTTCAGAGCTtattgtccatcaacgtatccacactggggagaaaccttataaatgcttgcagtgtggaaagacctTTGCTAGGCGTTCAAGCCTTACTATCCACCAGCatatccacacaggagagaaaccttataaatgcttgcagtgtggaaaggcctTTGCTTGGAATTCACAGCTTACTAtgcatcagcgtatccacactggggagaaaccttataaatgcttgcagtgcagAAAGGCCTTTGCTTCAAAATCAGAGCTTACTGTCCACCAACgtttccacactggggagaaaccttataaatgcttgcagtgtggaaagaactttgctgtCCGTTcacaccttactgtccatcagcgtatccacactggtgagaaaccttataaatgcttgcagtgtggaaagagctttgctcacaaTTCAGCTCTTATAGTCCATCAgcgtacccacactggggagaaaccttataaatgcttgcagtgcagAAAGGCCTTTGCTTCGAAATCAGAGCTtattgtccatcaacgtatccacactggggagaaaccttataaatgcttgcagtgtggaaagaactttgct tgtggaaaaagctttgctCGGCGTTCTCAcgttactatccatcagcgtatccacactggggagaaaccttataaatgcttgcagtgtggaaagagctttgctaccTGTTCAAActttactatccatcagcgtatccatacTGGGGaggaaccttataaatgcttgcagtgtggaaagagctttcctcGGCGTTCACTCCTTACTCTCcaccagcgtatccacactggggagaaaccttataaatgcttagagtgtggaaaggcCTTTGCCTCGAATTCACATCTTaatgtccatcaacgtatccacactggggagaaaccttataaatgcttgcagtgtggaaaggcctTTGCCTCGAATTCAGAGCTtattgtccatcagcgtatccacactggggagaaaccttataaatgcttgcagtgtggaaagagctttgctcggaattcacagcttactatccatcagcgtatccacactggggaggaaccttataaatgcttgcattgtggaaagagctttgctcagagttcatatcttactatccatcagcgtatccacactggggagaaaccttataaatgtttgcagtgtggaaagaactttgctgtCTATTCAcgccttactgtccatcagcgtatccacactggtgagaaaccttataaatgcttgcagtgtggaaaaagcttttcTCAGCGTTCTCActttactatccatcagcgtatccacactggggagaaaccttataaatgcttgcagtgtggaaagagctttgctcggcgTTCAAACCTTAATGCTCATCGACTAATACACACTTGA